In Pyrus communis chromosome 8, drPyrComm1.1, whole genome shotgun sequence, one genomic interval encodes:
- the LOC137743888 gene encoding uncharacterized protein translates to MMDAQIHEAVPCRPSIKVDFQLGSETYSVKEHKGILSEQLVSVKEESMRILKDFITRHNVPNDVPDELVENSSEDDGEIFEKPPPKSKQTKFT, encoded by the coding sequence ATGATGGACGCTCAAATTCATGAAGCAGTCCCTTGTAGGCCTAGTATTAAGGTGGACTTTCAGCTCGGTTCAGAAACATATTCTGTCAAGGAGCACAAGGGCATCCTTTCTGAGCAACTTGTTTCTGTGAAAGAAGAAAGCATGAGGATATTGAAGGACTTCATCACCAGACACAATGTTCCTAATGACGTCCCTGATGAACTTGTTGAAAACTCTTCGGAAGACGATGGTGAAATCTTTGAGAAGCCTCCTCCAAAGTCAAAGCAGACAAAGTTTACTTGA
- the LOC137743891 gene encoding ribosomal RNA small subunit methyltransferase-like — MAGGKAKKEKARPAGHTPYQGGISFHKSKGQHILKNPLLVDSIVQKSGIKSTDVILEIGPGTGNLTKKLLEAGKRVIAVEIDARMVLELQRRFQGTPHSNRLQVIQGDVLKTELPYFDICVANIPYQISSPLTFKLLKHQPAFRCAIIMFQREFAMRLVAQPGDKLYCRLTVNTQLLSRVSHLLKVGRNNFRPPPKVDSSVVRIEPRKPALLVNQKEWDGFLRICFNRKNKTLGSIFRQKSVINLLEKNYKTLQALNPATAQEEDTNDVMEFMDEDMEMDDDGVDDGMEMEVEDGNAEGEVSEFKKKVLDVLKKSGFEGERSSKLKLQQFLDLLSQFNKDGIHFS; from the exons ATGGCGGGAGGCAAAGCGAAGAAAGAGAAGGCGAGGCCAGCGGGGCACACGCCCTACCAAGGAGGCATATCATTCCACAAGTCCAAGGGACAACACATCCTCAAGAACCCCTTGCTCGTCGACTCCATCGTCCAGAAGTCTGGCATCAAATCCACCGATGTCATCCTCGAGATCGGTCCCGGTACTGGTAATCTCACAAAGAAGCTTCTAGAAGCTGGTAAGAGGGTCATCGCCGTCGAGATTGACGCCCGCATGGTCCTCGAGCTGCAGCGCCGCTTCCAGGGCACCCCTCACTCCAACCGCTTGCAG GTGATTCAAGGAGATGTGCTGAAGACTGAGCTTCCCTATTTTGATATATGTGTAGCAAACATCCCTTATCAAATTTCATCTCCCTTGACCTTCAAGTTATTGAAGCACCAACCGGCATTCCGATGTGCCATTATAATGTTTCAGAGGGAATTTGCAATGAGACTGGTTGCCCAACCCGGTGACAAGCTCTACTGTCGTCTTACCGTCAACACCCAACTATTGTCACGGGTCTCCCACCTCCTCAAAGTTGGAAGGAACAATTTTCGCCCTCCGCCCAAGGTGGATTCTTCTGTGGTGCGAATTGAGCCCAGGAAACCGGCTTTACTAGTGAACCAAAAGGAGTGGGATGGGTTTTTGCGGATCTGTTTCAATAGGAAGAACAAAACCCTTGGCTCAATTTTTAGGCAGAAAAGTGTCATCAATTTGCTCGAGAAGAATTACAAGACCCTGCAGGCGCTTAATCCTGCAACAGCCCAGGAAGAGGATACTAATGATGTAATGGAGTTTATGGATGAGGACATGGAGATGGATGATGATGGAGTCGATGATGGAATGGAGATGGAGGTGGAGGATGGTAATGCGGAAGGGGAGGTATCCGAATTCAAGAAAAAGGTTCTGGACGTGTTGAAGAAGTCTGGTTTTGAAGGCGAAAGGTCCTCCAAGCTCAAATTACAGCAATTTCTAGACCTACTTTCCCAGTTCAACAAGGATGGTATACACTTCTCCTGA